A window of the Bacteroides thetaiotaomicron VPI-5482 genome harbors these coding sequences:
- a CDS encoding PAS domain-containing sensor histidine kinase yields the protein MGWWEADLKTESYVCSEFISRLLGIDEDGVISFEDFNKRILREDQHHTTSYSFDKLQQSIEEVYLLDTPHGEVWIRSKICFQETDGEGNTKIYGIAETQDGPRMASAYQALQNSERILHNIYKNLPVGIELYNKDGYLLDLNKKELEMFHITHKEKVIGINIFENPALPEEIKLKIRDNEEVEFTFQYDFSKIKGYYESEKTSGFINLTTRITTLYDHDRQPINYLLINVDKTENTIAYNKIQEFKNFFELVGDYAKVGYAHFDALSRNGYALSSWYKNVGEEEGTPLPEIIGIHSHFHPEDRAVMLDFLAKVVKGESTKLCRDVRIRRADGSYTWTRVNVLVRNYRPQDNVIEMLCINFDITQLKETEQMLIKAKEKAEEADRLKSAFLANMSHEIRTPLNAIVGFSSMLEEAEDQEEKHQYITIIEDNNKLLLQLISDILDLSKIEAGTFDIIPERVNAKQLCNDLFQAMQMKTSPQVELRLKDNLPELTFTSDKNRLYQVLLNFVTNALKFTSEGNITIDYQIDGNEVKFSVQDTGMGIEPEKQEAIFTRFVKLNSFIPGTGLGLPICQSIVTQLGGKIGVESEPGRGACFWFTHPIN from the coding sequence ATGGGATGGTGGGAAGCGGACTTAAAAACAGAAAGTTATGTATGTTCCGAGTTTATCTCCCGATTACTCGGGATAGACGAAGACGGAGTGATCAGTTTTGAAGATTTCAATAAACGTATCCTAAGGGAGGATCAGCACCATACTACCAGCTACTCTTTCGATAAATTGCAACAGAGCATTGAGGAGGTGTACCTGCTCGATACTCCCCACGGGGAAGTATGGATTCGCAGTAAAATATGCTTTCAGGAAACTGATGGGGAAGGAAACACCAAAATATACGGAATAGCAGAAACTCAAGATGGTCCACGCATGGCTTCCGCCTATCAGGCACTGCAAAACAGTGAACGTATCCTGCACAATATCTATAAAAACCTTCCCGTCGGCATTGAACTGTATAATAAAGACGGTTATCTGCTTGACTTGAATAAAAAGGAACTGGAAATGTTCCATATCACCCATAAAGAAAAAGTTATTGGTATCAATATCTTTGAGAATCCGGCACTACCCGAAGAAATAAAGCTAAAGATCAGAGATAATGAAGAGGTTGAATTCACCTTCCAATATGATTTTTCAAAAATCAAAGGATATTATGAATCGGAAAAAACATCCGGTTTCATTAATCTGACAACAAGAATAACAACACTTTATGATCATGACCGGCAGCCCATCAATTATCTGTTGATAAACGTAGATAAGACGGAAAACACCATCGCCTACAACAAAATTCAGGAATTTAAAAATTTCTTTGAACTGGTAGGAGATTATGCCAAGGTTGGATACGCTCATTTTGATGCGTTAAGCCGCAATGGTTATGCCTTAAGCAGCTGGTATAAAAATGTAGGAGAAGAGGAAGGCACGCCCCTACCGGAAATTATCGGTATCCATTCTCACTTTCATCCGGAGGACCGGGCTGTTATGCTCGACTTTCTGGCGAAAGTGGTCAAAGGCGAAAGTACGAAATTATGCAGGGATGTACGTATCCGCAGAGCCGACGGAAGTTATACGTGGACACGGGTGAATGTGTTGGTCCGCAACTACCGACCGCAGGATAATGTCATCGAAATGCTGTGTATCAACTTTGATATTACCCAACTAAAAGAAACCGAACAAATGCTTATCAAAGCCAAAGAGAAAGCCGAAGAAGCGGATCGTTTAAAATCGGCCTTCCTTGCCAACATGAGTCACGAGATACGTACTCCGCTCAATGCGATCGTCGGTTTCTCAAGTATGCTGGAAGAGGCGGAGGATCAGGAAGAAAAGCATCAGTATATCACGATCATAGAAGATAATAACAAGTTGTTGCTTCAGCTCATTTCCGATATCCTCGACTTATCGAAAATCGAAGCGGGAACTTTCGACATTATTCCTGAAAGAGTAAATGCGAAACAGCTTTGTAACGATCTGTTTCAGGCTATGCAAATGAAAACTAGTCCACAAGTAGAACTCCGCCTGAAAGATAATTTACCCGAACTGACGTTCACCAGTGACAAGAACAGACTTTATCAGGTATTACTGAACTTTGTGACTAACGCACTAAAATTCACTTCCGAAGGAAATATCACCATCGACTACCAAATAGACGGAAACGAAGTGAAATTCTCCGTTCAGGACACGGGAATGGGGATAGAGCCGGAAAAACAGGAAGCTATCTTCACCCGATTTGTAAAACTCAACAGTTTTATTCCCGGTACGGGACTCGGACTGCCTATCTGCCAAAGTATCGTCACGCAACTGGGAGGGAAAATCGGTGTGGAATCGGAACCGGGAAGAGGGGCTTGCTTTTGGTTCACCCATCCAATTAATTAA
- the gpmA gene encoding 2,3-diphosphoglycerate-dependent phosphoglycerate mutase, whose product MKKIVLLRHGESAWNKENRFTGWTDVDLTEKGVAEAEKAGVTLREYGFNFDKAYTSYLKRAVKTLNCVLDKMNLDWIPVEKSWRLNEKHYGDLQGLNKAETAEKYGEEQVLIWRRSYDIAPNPLSESDLRNPRFDYRYHEVSDAELPRTESLKDTIDRIMPYWESDIFPALKDAHTLLVVAHGNSLRGIIKHLKHISDEDIIKLNLPTAVPYVFEFDENLNVANDYFLGNPEEIRKLMEAVANQGKKK is encoded by the coding sequence ATGAAAAAGATAGTATTACTTCGTCATGGAGAGAGTGCTTGGAACAAAGAAAACCGTTTCACAGGTTGGACGGATGTAGACCTGACGGAAAAGGGAGTTGCCGAAGCGGAAAAGGCAGGCGTCACGTTGAGGGAATATGGCTTCAACTTTGATAAAGCCTATACTTCTTATCTGAAAAGGGCAGTCAAAACCTTGAACTGCGTGCTTGATAAAATGAATCTGGACTGGATTCCCGTCGAGAAGAGCTGGCGTCTGAATGAGAAGCATTACGGCGATTTGCAAGGACTCAATAAGGCGGAAACAGCCGAGAAATACGGAGAAGAACAAGTGCTGATCTGGCGTCGCAGTTATGATATAGCTCCCAATCCGCTTTCCGAAAGCGATTTGAGAAATCCGCGTTTCGATTATCGCTATCACGAAGTATCCGATGCGGAACTGCCGCGTACCGAATCATTAAAAGATACCATCGACCGTATTATGCCGTACTGGGAGTCGGATATATTCCCGGCTTTAAAAGATGCGCATACCTTGCTGGTTGTCGCGCATGGCAATAGTCTGCGAGGTATCATTAAGCATTTGAAACATATTTCTGATGAAGATATCATCAAACTGAATCTTCCTACTGCCGTTCCTTATGTATTCGAGTTCGACGAGAACCTGAATGTTGCCAATGATTACTTCCTGGGCAATCCGGAAGAAATTCGTAAGCTGATGGAAGCGGTAGCCAATCAGGGGAAGAAAAAATAG
- a CDS encoding ATP-binding cassette domain-containing protein, translating into MIQNTFNIAGGVARNPLVRLAAPITATISAGEHIAIVGPNGGGKSLFVDTLIGKYPLREGTLQYDFSPAATQTVYDNVKYIAFRDTYGAADANYYYQQRWNAHDQDEAPDVREMLGEIKDEQLKQELFELFRIEPMLDKKIILLSSGELRKFQLVKTLLTAPRVLIMDNPFIGLDAPTRELLFSLLDRLTKMSSVQIILVLSMLDDIPSFITHVIPVDKMTVYPKMEREAYLEAFRSRDAAVSFDELQQRIVNLPYDGNNYDSDEVVKLNKVSIRYDDRTILKDLDWTVRRGEKWALSGENGAGKSTLLSLVCADNPQSYACDISLFGRKRGTGESIWEIKKHIGYVSPEMHRAYLKNLPAIEIVASGLHDSIGLYKRPQPEQMAICEWWMDIFGIAELKDNPFLQLSSGEQRLALLARAFVKDPELLILDEPLHGLDTYNRRRVKKIIEAFCHRKDKTMIMVTHYESELPGTITDRIFLKRNR; encoded by the coding sequence ATGATTCAAAATACATTCAACATAGCGGGGGGCGTAGCACGCAACCCGCTTGTGCGTTTAGCTGCTCCCATCACGGCAACGATTTCAGCCGGAGAACACATTGCGATTGTAGGTCCCAACGGAGGAGGAAAAAGTCTTTTTGTCGATACGCTGATCGGTAAATACCCATTGCGTGAAGGGACGCTGCAATATGACTTTTCTCCTGCTGCCACCCAGACCGTCTATGATAATGTGAAGTACATCGCTTTCCGTGACACTTACGGGGCTGCCGATGCTAATTATTACTATCAGCAACGCTGGAACGCCCACGATCAGGACGAAGCACCCGATGTTCGTGAAATGCTGGGAGAAATTAAGGACGAACAACTGAAACAAGAACTGTTTGAGCTTTTTCGCATTGAGCCGATGCTCGATAAGAAAATAATTCTTCTCTCCAGTGGCGAACTGCGTAAATTCCAGCTGGTCAAAACTCTGCTGACAGCTCCCCGTGTATTGATTATGGACAATCCGTTTATTGGTCTGGATGCACCTACCCGCGAGTTGCTGTTTTCTTTACTCGATCGCTTGACAAAAATGTCGTCCGTACAGATTATTCTGGTATTGTCAATGCTGGATGATATTCCTTCATTTATTACCCATGTAATTCCTGTGGATAAAATGACGGTGTACCCCAAAATGGAACGTGAGGCCTATCTGGAAGCTTTTCGTTCCAGAGATGCAGCCGTTTCTTTTGATGAGTTACAGCAGCGTATCGTCAATTTGCCCTATGATGGCAATAATTACGATTCTGATGAAGTGGTCAAACTGAATAAAGTCAGCATTCGCTATGATGACCGCACTATTCTGAAAGATCTCGACTGGACGGTGCGGCGTGGTGAGAAATGGGCATTGAGCGGTGAAAACGGGGCCGGAAAATCTACTTTGTTAAGCCTTGTCTGTGCGGATAATCCGCAATCATATGCTTGTGACATCAGCCTTTTCGGGCGGAAGCGGGGTACAGGGGAGAGTATTTGGGAAATTAAAAAGCATATTGGCTATGTAAGTCCGGAGATGCATCGTGCTTATCTCAAAAATCTGCCGGCTATTGAAATCGTGGCCAGTGGGCTTCATGACAGCATCGGGCTTTACAAACGTCCCCAGCCGGAACAAATGGCCATCTGCGAATGGTGGATGGATATATTTGGTATTGCGGAATTGAAAGACAACCCTTTTTTGCAACTTTCCAGTGGAGAACAACGGCTGGCATTGCTGGCACGTGCTTTTGTGAAGGACCCGGAGCTGCTGATTCTGGATGAACCGCTTCACGGTCTGGATACTTACAACCGTCGTCGGGTAAAGAAGATTATTGAGGCTTTCTGCCATCGCAAAGACAAGACGATGATTATGGTGACTCACTACGAATCAGAGTTGCCGGGCACTATTACAGACCGTATTTTCCTGAAGAGAAACCGATGA
- a CDS encoding class I fructose-bisphosphate aldolase: protein MSKVVDLLGDKTSYYLDHTCKTIDKSLIYIPSPDTIDKVWIDSDRNIKVLNSLQTLLGHGRLANTGYVSILPVDQDIEHTAGASFAPNPIYFDPENIVKLAIEGGCNAVASTFGILGSVARKYAHKIPFVVKLNHNELLTYPNTYDQVLFGTVKEAWNMGAVAVGATIYFGSEQSRRQLVEIAEAFEYAHELGMATILWCYLRNSDFKKGAIDYHAAADLTGQADRLGVTIKADIVKQKLPTNNGGFKAIGFGKTDERMYTELTSEHPIDLCRYQVANGYMGRVGLINSGGESHGASDLRDAVITAVVNKRAGGMGLISGRKAFQKPMNKGVELLNAIQDVYLDPAITIA, encoded by the coding sequence ATGAGTAAAGTAGTTGATTTATTAGGAGATAAGACCAGTTATTATCTGGATCATACCTGTAAGACCATTGATAAGTCGTTGATTTATATACCCTCACCGGATACCATTGATAAAGTCTGGATTGATTCGGACCGAAACATTAAAGTATTGAACAGCCTGCAAACCCTTTTAGGGCATGGACGTCTGGCAAATACGGGTTATGTGTCCATTCTTCCTGTCGATCAGGATATCGAGCATACAGCCGGCGCATCCTTTGCACCGAATCCCATTTATTTCGATCCGGAGAATATTGTGAAGCTGGCTATCGAAGGAGGCTGTAATGCAGTAGCTTCTACATTTGGTATTTTGGGATCAGTCGCACGTAAATATGCGCACAAAATACCTTTCGTGGTAAAGTTGAATCACAATGAGCTGCTGACCTATCCGAATACATACGATCAGGTATTATTTGGTACGGTGAAAGAGGCTTGGAATATGGGAGCCGTAGCAGTAGGCGCAACCATTTATTTCGGTTCGGAACAGAGTCGCCGCCAATTGGTAGAGATTGCTGAGGCTTTCGAATATGCCCATGAACTCGGTATGGCTACCATTCTGTGGTGTTATTTGCGCAATAGCGATTTCAAGAAAGGAGCTATTGATTATCATGCTGCTGCCGACCTTACCGGACAGGCTGACCGTTTGGGAGTTACCATCAAAGCGGACATTGTGAAGCAGAAACTTCCTACCAATAATGGTGGTTTCAAAGCGATTGGTTTCGGAAAGACAGATGAACGCATGTACACGGAACTCACATCGGAACACCCGATTGATCTCTGTCGTTATCAGGTGGCAAATGGTTATATGGGACGTGTCGGATTGATCAATTCCGGTGGAGAATCTCATGGGGCTTCCGATTTGCGTGATGCGGTCATTACAGCAGTTGTCAATAAGCGTGCCGGTGGCATGGGATTGATCAGTGGACGTAAAGCCTTCCAGAAGCCGATGAATAAGGGTGTCGAATTATTAAACGCTATTCAGGATGTCTACCTCGATCCGGCAATAACCATTGCCTGA
- a CDS encoding UpxZ family transcription anti-terminator antagonist: MDAIILQENIEGLLSLVRMLLPDGGSAGCVYLDDLSALQRSIHEKINDLYSQRGETPEQDATLCLAILQGYNVSMYANPEDEERKQAVLTRSLSLLDVLPPSLLKQQLSAVCYGMQELCEIN; encoded by the coding sequence ATGGATGCTATTATTTTACAAGAAAACATAGAGGGTTTATTAAGTTTGGTACGTATGCTGCTTCCTGATGGGGGGAGTGCAGGCTGCGTGTATTTGGATGATCTTTCAGCATTACAACGATCCATCCACGAAAAGATAAACGATTTATATTCTCAACGGGGGGAGACACCGGAACAGGATGCTACCCTGTGTTTGGCCATCCTTCAGGGATATAATGTGTCGATGTACGCCAATCCGGAAGACGAAGAAAGAAAACAGGCTGTTTTGACCCGTTCTCTGTCTCTTCTCGATGTTCTTCCCCCTTCTCTTCTTAAGCAACAGTTATCTGCCGTCTGTTACGGGATGCAGGAACTGTGTGAAATCAACTGA
- a CDS encoding polysaccharide biosynthesis/export family protein: MKIQRLFSILLFCLMLGSGSLMAQSMSDSQVLEYVKDGIRQGKEQKQLASELARKGVTKEQAMRVKQLYEQQNNVNTSKSTGTDINESRLREETKENTSDMLEDHPTTQDLARGDQVFGRNIFNTRNLTFEPSVNLATPTNYRLGPGDEVIIDIWGASQNTIRQQISPEGTINIQKIGPVNLSGMTVSAANDYLKNALNKIYNGLNNTTDPTSDIRLTLGNIRTIQINVMGEVVQPGTYALSSFSTVFHALYRAGGVSDIGSLRNVQLVRNGKNIATIDVYEFIMKGNTQDDIRLQEGDVVIVPAYDVLVKISGKVKRPMRFEMKKEENLATLIKYAGGFEADAYTRSLRVVRQNGEEYEVNTVKDIDYSIYKMRNGDVVTAEAILNRFTNKLEIRGAVYRPGIYQLSGKLNTIRELVNEAQGLTGDAFLNRAVLYRQREDLTSEVVQIDIRSIMDGTSPNLALMKNDILYIPSIHDLEDRGNVTVHGEVAQPDSYPYADNMTLEDLIIQAGGLKEAASTVRIDVSRRIKNPRSTADNDTIGQMYTFSLKDGFVIDGQPGFILQPYDEVYVRRSPGYQAQQNVAIEGEILFGGNYAMTSREERLSDLVNKAGGPTNYAYLRGAKLTRVANASEKKRMGDVIRLMSRQLGEAMIDSLGIRVEDTFTVGIDLEKALSNPKSNADLVLREGDVISIPNNNNTVTINGAVMVPNTVSYMQGKDVDYYLNQAGGYSDNAKKSKKFIVYMNGQVTKVKGSGKKQIEPGCEIIVPSKAKKKANIGNILGYATTFSTLGMMVASIANLIKK, translated from the coding sequence ATGAAAATACAAAGACTTTTTAGCATTCTACTCTTCTGTTTGATGCTGGGAAGTGGCTCGCTTATGGCTCAGTCCATGAGTGATTCACAAGTACTGGAATATGTAAAGGACGGTATCCGCCAAGGCAAGGAACAGAAGCAGCTTGCTTCCGAACTAGCCCGTAAGGGGGTAACCAAAGAACAGGCAATGCGTGTGAAGCAGCTATACGAGCAGCAGAACAATGTAAACACCTCGAAATCAACGGGCACGGACATCAACGAATCCCGCCTTCGTGAAGAGACTAAGGAGAATACTTCTGATATGCTGGAGGATCATCCGACTACTCAGGACCTTGCCCGTGGCGATCAGGTCTTCGGGCGCAACATCTTCAATACCCGTAACCTGACATTTGAACCCAGTGTTAATCTGGCCACTCCTACCAATTACCGTCTTGGTCCCGGTGATGAAGTCATCATTGATATCTGGGGTGCGAGCCAGAACACGATCCGCCAGCAAATCTCTCCTGAAGGTACTATCAACATTCAGAAGATCGGCCCTGTCAACCTTAGCGGTATGACAGTCTCTGCCGCCAATGACTATCTGAAGAACGCCCTGAATAAAATATATAACGGTCTGAACAACACGACCGATCCAACTTCCGACATCCGTCTGACTTTAGGTAATATCCGTACTATCCAGATCAATGTGATGGGAGAAGTCGTGCAGCCGGGTACCTACGCCCTTTCTTCCTTCTCTACCGTCTTCCATGCGCTTTACCGTGCAGGCGGTGTGAGTGATATCGGCAGCCTCCGAAACGTTCAATTAGTACGCAACGGAAAGAATATCGCCACCATCGACGTCTACGAATTTATCATGAAAGGCAACACACAGGATGACATCCGCCTTCAGGAAGGTGACGTCGTGATTGTTCCCGCTTATGATGTATTGGTAAAGATCAGCGGCAAGGTAAAACGTCCTATGCGTTTTGAAATGAAGAAAGAAGAGAACCTTGCCACTTTAATCAAATATGCCGGCGGCTTTGAAGCCGATGCCTACACCCGTTCATTACGTGTCGTCCGTCAGAATGGTGAGGAATACGAAGTCAACACAGTCAAAGATATAGATTACAGCATTTATAAAATGCGTAACGGCGATGTTGTAACAGCCGAAGCCATCCTTAACCGCTTCACAAACAAACTGGAAATCCGTGGTGCAGTTTACCGCCCCGGCATCTACCAGCTCAGCGGTAAATTGAATACGATCCGCGAACTGGTCAATGAAGCTCAGGGGCTGACCGGTGACGCTTTTCTGAATCGTGCTGTCCTCTATCGCCAGCGTGAGGACCTGACCAGTGAAGTTGTTCAAATAGACATCAGGTCTATCATGGACGGCACTTCGCCGAACCTTGCCCTAATGAAGAATGACATCCTCTACATCCCAAGTATCCACGACCTGGAAGATCGTGGCAATGTCACAGTTCACGGTGAGGTTGCCCAACCGGATTCCTATCCTTATGCTGATAACATGACACTTGAGGATCTGATCATCCAGGCCGGTGGCTTGAAAGAAGCCGCCTCTACTGTTCGCATTGATGTATCAAGACGAATCAAGAATCCTCGTAGTACTGCGGATAATGATACGATCGGTCAGATGTATACCTTCTCTTTAAAGGATGGTTTTGTCATTGACGGTCAGCCCGGTTTTATCCTTCAGCCTTATGATGAAGTTTATGTCCGTCGTAGTCCTGGCTATCAGGCACAACAGAATGTAGCCATTGAAGGTGAAATCCTTTTCGGAGGAAATTACGCCATGACCAGCCGTGAGGAACGTCTTTCCGATTTGGTGAATAAAGCCGGTGGTCCGACCAATTATGCCTATCTGCGTGGTGCAAAACTGACCCGTGTGGCTAACGCTAGTGAGAAGAAACGTATGGGTGATGTAATTCGCCTTATGAGCAGGCAATTGGGCGAGGCCATGATTGACTCTTTGGGTATTCGTGTCGAAGATACCTTTACGGTTGGAATTGATTTGGAAAAAGCCTTGAGCAATCCTAAAAGTAATGCCGATCTTGTCTTACGTGAAGGAGATGTGATCTCCATACCTAATAATAATAATACCGTAACTATCAATGGTGCTGTCATGGTTCCGAATACGGTTTCTTATATGCAGGGCAAGGATGTAGACTACTATTTGAATCAAGCCGGTGGTTATTCTGATAATGCGAAGAAGAGTAAGAAGTTCATAGTATATATGAATGGTCAGGTAACGAAGGTTAAGGGTAGCGGCAAGAAACAGATTGAACCGGGCTGTGAGATTATTGTGCCTAGTAAAGCTAAGAAGAAGGCTAATATTGGTAATATTTTGGGTTATGCTACTACGTTTAGTACATTGGGAATGATGGTTGCTTCTATTGCCAATTTGATAAAAAAATAA
- a CDS encoding tyrosine-type DNA invertase cluster 3b has protein sequence MNKNGFSRCADIYIGRLREEGRYSTAHVYQNALLSFSKFCGVHSVSFRQVTRDRLRRYEQHLYECGLKPNTISTYMRMLRSIYNRGVEAGSAPYVHRLFHEVYTGVDVRQKRALPVVALRRLLYEDPQSDRLRRTQAIAALMFQFCGMSFADLTHLEKSALDSNVLRYNRVKTKTPMSVEVLDSAKEMLDQLRNRQSPRPGCPDYLFSILQGDKKRKDERAYREYQSALRRFNYCLKSLAKRLRLNFPVTSYTLRHSWATTAKYRGVPIEMISESLGHKSIKTTQIYLKGFELKERTEVNRMNLSYVKRCGVGQCI, from the coding sequence ATGAATAAAAATGGATTTAGTCGATGTGCCGATATCTATATCGGCCGTTTGCGAGAGGAGGGCCGCTATTCTACAGCGCACGTCTATCAGAACGCCCTTCTTTCTTTTAGCAAGTTTTGTGGTGTCCATAGTGTGTCTTTCCGTCAAGTCACCCGTGATCGTCTTCGCCGTTACGAACAGCACCTTTATGAATGTGGTCTGAAGCCCAATACGATTTCCACGTATATGCGTATGCTTCGGAGTATCTATAATCGGGGTGTGGAGGCGGGTAGTGCTCCTTATGTCCACCGCCTGTTCCATGAGGTCTATACGGGGGTGGACGTGCGTCAGAAAAGGGCGCTTCCTGTCGTCGCTCTTCGCAGGCTTCTTTATGAAGATCCCCAGTCTGATCGTCTCCGCCGTACCCAGGCTATTGCCGCTCTGATGTTCCAGTTCTGCGGGATGTCTTTCGCCGATCTGACGCATCTGGAGAAATCCGCTCTTGACAGCAATGTGCTGCGCTACAATCGTGTCAAGACGAAGACTCCCATGAGCGTTGAGGTTCTGGACAGCGCAAAGGAGATGCTCGACCAGCTCCGGAACCGACAGTCTCCCCGTCCCGGTTGTCCCGACTACCTTTTCAGCATTCTTCAAGGTGATAAGAAAAGGAAGGATGAGAGAGCCTACCGTGAATACCAGTCCGCTCTCCGAAGATTCAACTACTGCCTGAAGTCTCTGGCAAAGCGGCTGCGTCTCAACTTCCCCGTCACTTCCTACACGCTTCGTCATTCATGGGCTACTACTGCCAAGTACCGTGGTGTCCCTATTGAGATGATCAGCGAGTCGCTTGGTCATAAGTCCATCAAGACTACGCAGATTTATCTGAAAGGCTTTGAACTGAAAGAGCGTACGGAGGTAAACCGGATGAATTTGTCTTACGTAAAGCGGTGCGGAGTAGGTCAGTGCATCTGA
- a CDS encoding UpxY family transcription antiterminator, producing MILRKKKSLNAGPINGTGEGVAHSKRWYVALVRMHHEKKVSEHLDKMGIENFVPVQQELHQWSDRRKLVTSVLLPMMVFVHADPKERMEVLSFSTVSRYMVMRGESSPAVIPDEQMARFRFMLDYSEESISMNSSPLARGEKVRVIKGPLTGLVGELVNVDGRSKIAVRLNMLGCACVDMPVGYVEPIMAAV from the coding sequence ATGATTTTAAGAAAAAAGAAATCACTAAATGCTGGGCCTATTAATGGGACAGGGGAAGGCGTAGCACACTCAAAACGCTGGTATGTTGCTTTGGTTCGGATGCACCATGAAAAGAAGGTTTCCGAGCATTTGGACAAGATGGGAATCGAGAATTTCGTTCCCGTTCAACAGGAACTTCACCAATGGAGCGATCGTCGTAAGCTGGTCACCTCCGTCTTGCTTCCTATGATGGTGTTTGTACACGCCGATCCTAAGGAACGCATGGAAGTCCTGAGTTTTTCTACTGTCAGCCGTTACATGGTGATGCGCGGTGAGAGTAGTCCTGCTGTAATTCCTGACGAGCAGATGGCTCGTTTCCGTTTCATGCTTGATTATTCGGAAGAATCGATAAGCATGAACAGTTCTCCTTTGGCCCGTGGCGAAAAGGTTCGCGTGATTAAAGGTCCGTTGACGGGTCTTGTTGGCGAACTGGTTAATGTGGATGGCAGAAGTAAGATTGCTGTTCGCTTGAATATGCTGGGATGCGCCTGTGTTGATATGCCTGTCGGTTATGTAGAGCCGATTATGGCGGCTGTTTAG
- the fsa gene encoding fructose-6-phosphate aldolase, translating to MKFFIDTANLEQIQEAYDLGVLDGVTTNPSLMAKEGIKGTENQREHYIKICKIVNADVSAEVIATDYEGMIREGEELAALNPHIVVKVPCIADGIKAIKYFTEKGIRTNCTLVFSVGQALLAAKAGATYVSPFVGRLDDICEDGVGLVGDIVRMYRTYDYKTQVLAASIRNTKHIIECVEVGADVATCPLSAIKGLLNHPLTDSGLKKFLEDYKKVNG from the coding sequence ATGAAGTTTTTTATTGACACAGCCAATTTGGAGCAGATTCAGGAGGCGTATGACCTCGGAGTACTTGACGGAGTGACTACCAATCCTTCGCTGATGGCGAAAGAAGGCATTAAAGGTACGGAGAATCAACGTGAACATTACATTAAAATATGTAAGATTGTCAATGCTGACGTAAGTGCGGAAGTAATAGCAACGGATTATGAAGGGATGATCCGCGAAGGGGAAGAGCTTGCCGCACTCAATCCGCATATCGTTGTCAAGGTGCCTTGCATTGCCGATGGTATCAAAGCTATCAAGTACTTTACAGAAAAAGGAATCCGGACCAATTGTACATTGGTATTTTCCGTCGGACAGGCATTGCTGGCTGCAAAAGCCGGAGCGACTTACGTTTCGCCTTTTGTCGGACGTCTGGATGATATTTGCGAAGACGGGGTAGGACTTGTTGGTGATATTGTACGTATGTATCGCACCTATGATTACAAGACTCAGGTATTGGCGGCTTCTATCCGCAATACGAAGCACATCATCGAGTGTGTGGAGGTGGGAGCAGATGTGGCTACCTGTCCGTTGAGTGCTATCAAAGGGTTGTTGAATCATCCGCTGACTGATTCGGGATTGAAGAAATTTTTGGAAGATTATAAAAAGGTAAATGGATAA